In the Streptomyces sp. SJL17-4 genome, GGGTCCGAAGCCATCGATCGCCACTGCCGCCCCCATCGCCGCGGTTACTTGTGCGGGCTGTTCCCAACTGCCGCGCCCCGCACACCTTCTGAGCTGGGCACCACAGCGTAACCGGGGACCGTCGTGTGCGTCACCGCCTGTGGATATCGCGGCCGAATGACGTTCGCCCGACATGTGCCGGGCGAACGTTCACCGCTGTCACTCCCGTGTCACTCCCTTGCCGCTCCCGTGTCGATCCCTCAACAAGGCGCCCTTTCAGGACTCTTCGCGGACCTTCTCGGCGAGGTGCGGCGGCATCGGCTCGTGCCGGGCGTACGTACGGTCGAACCGGCCCGTGCCGTGAGACACGGACCGGAGGTCGATCGCGTACCGCCCGATCTCGATCTCCGGCACCTCGGCCCGGACCACGGTCCGCCCGGGGCCGGCCTGGTCGGTGCCGACGACCCGGCCCCGTCGCCCCGACAGATCGCTCATCACGGGACCGACGTACTCGTCGGGCACCAGGACCTGGACCTCGGCGACCGGCTCCAGGAGGTGCACGGCGACCTCGGCGGCCGCCTCGCGCAGCGCGAGCGCCCCGGCCGTCTGGAAGGCGGCGTCGGAGGAGTCCACCGAGTGGGCCTTGCCGTCCTTGAGGGTGACCCGGATGTCGACGAGCGGATAGCCGGCCGCGACGCCCCGCGCGGCCTGGGCCCGTACGCCCTTCTCGACGGAGGGGATGAACTGCCGGGGGACCGCGCCGCCGACCACCTTGTCGACGAACTCGATGCCGCTGCCCGGCGGGAGCGGCTCCACCTCGATCTCGCAGATGGCGTACTGGCCGTGGCCGCCGGACTGTTTGACGTGCCGGCCCCGGCCGGCCGACGTGCCGCCGAAGGTCTCGCGCAACGACACCTTGTACGGCACGGCGTCGACCTGGACCCCGTACCGGCCGCGGAGACGTTCGAGGACGACGTCCTGGTGGGCCTCGCCCAGGCACCACAGGACGACCTGCCGGGTGTCCTGGTTCTGTTCGAGGCGCAGGGTGGGGTCCTCGGCGACCAGCCGGGCGAGGCCTTGTGAGAGCCGGTCCTCGTCGGCCTTGCCGTGGGCCTGGACGGCGAGCGGGAGCAGCGGCTCCGGCATGCTCCAGGGCTCCATGAGCAGCGGATCGTCCTTCGCGGAGATCGTGTCGCCGGTCTCCGCGCGGCCCAGCCGGGCCACACAGGCGAGGTCCCCGGCGATGCAGTGCGCCATGGGCCGCTGCTGCTTGCCGAAGGGGGAGGTGAGGCCGCCGATCCGCTCGTCGACGTCGTGGTCCTCGTGGCCCCGGTCGGCCAGGCCGTGCCCGGAGACGTGGACGGTCTCGTCGGGGCGCAGGGTGCCGGAGAAGACCCGGACCAGGGAGACGCGGCCCACGTAGGGGTCGGCGGCGGTCTTGACGACCTCGGCGACCAGGGGGCCTTCGGGGTCGCAGGTGAGGGGCGGTCGGGGCTGCCCGTCCGGGGTGGTGACGGCGGGCGGTTCGTGCTCCAGGGGCGAGGGGAACCCGCCGGTGATGAGCTCCAGGAGTTCGAGGGTGCCCAGACCCTGCGTACCGCCGTCGGCGGCGGGGGCGGCCGCGAGCACCGGGTGGAAGGTGCCCCGGGCGACGGCCTTCTCCAGGTCGTCGACGAGCGTCTTCACATCGATCGACTCGCCACCGAGGTAGCGGTCCATCAGGGTCTCGTCCTCGCTCTCGGCGATGATCCCCTCGATCAGCCGGGCGCGGGCCTCCGCGATCAGCTCCCGCTGGCCCTCGTCGGGCGGGCCCTCCTTCCGTACCCCCGTCGAGTAGTCGAAGATCCGCTCCGAGAGCAGGCCGACCAGACCGGTCGTGGGCGCGTGCCCGTCGGCGCCCTCCTCGCCGCGCACCGGCAGGTAGAGGGGCAGGACGGCGTCCGGGTCGTCGCGGCCGAAGAGCGAGGCACAGACGGCGGTGAGCTCGCCGAAGTCGGTGCGGGCGGTGTCGAGGTGGGTGACGACGATGGCGCGGGGCATGCCGACGGCGGCGCACTCCTCCCAGACCATCCGGGTGGAGGCGGCGACGGCGTCGGCCTCCTGGGCGGCCGAGACGACGAAGAGGGCCGCGTCCGCCGCGCGCAGACCGGCCCTCAGCTCCCCGACGAAGTCGGCGTACCCGGGGGTGTCGAGGAGGTTGATCTTGTACCCGTCCCAGCCGACCGGAACGAGGGAGAGCTGTACGGAGCGATGCTGGCGGTGCTCGATCTCGTCGTAGTCGGAGACGGTGCCGCCGTCCTCGACCCGGCCCGCCCGGTTGAGTGCCCCGGCGGTCTGCGCGAGCGCCTCGACCAGGGTCGTCTTGCCCGATCCGCTGTGGCCGACCAGCACCACGTTCCGTACGGCCGTGGGCCGGTCGGCCGTCAAAGCCCTGCCGGCGGCTCCGGCGGCCGTGTTCGCCTTGTCACCCATGATGTGTTCCTCCCGACTGCTCGCACGGTGCGGCGGGACGCGGGCGCGGGGGAGTGGTGTGTCGCGGTACGGCTCCGGCGGGTGCCCGCGGTGGTCCTTCGAGCTTTGCACCGACGCAAGGAGGCGTCCATACGTCGTACACGGGGAGGGCCCCTCGGAGGGGACGCCGACGCGGCGGGGCGGGTGCCGCCCGTACGTCGGGGCGCGCGTGGCTACGATGGGTGAGCCGGTGGTCGTAGGGGCCGCGCGGCCCACCGAACCTCGGGAAGGCCATGCTGAACAAGTACGCGCGTGCATTTTTTACGCGTGTCCTCACACCGTTCGCCGCGTTTCTGCTCCGCAGGGGCGTCAGTCCCGACGCGGTCACGCTCATCGGCACGGCGGGAGTGATGGCCGGTGCGCTGGTGTTCTTCCCCCGCGGGGAGTTCTTCTGGGGCACCATCGTCATCACCCTCTTCGTCTTCTCCGACCTCGTCGACGGCAACATGGCCCGGCAGGCGGGGATCTCCAGCCGCTGGGGCGCCTTCCTCGACTCGACGCTGGACCGGGTCGCCGACGGCGCCATCTTCGGCGGCTTCGCGCTCTGGTACGCGGGCAAGGGCGACGACAACGTGCTGTGCGCCGTGGCGATCTTCTGCCTGGCGAGCGGGCAGGTCGTGTCGTACACCAAGGCCCGAGGTGAATCGATTGGCCTGCCCGTCGCCGTCAACGGTCTGATCGAACGTGCCGAACGCCTGGTGATCTCGCTCGTCGCGGCCGGCCTCGCCGGACTCCACACGTTCGGCGTGCCCGGGATCGAGGTGCTGCTGCCGATCGCGCTGTGGATCGTGGCCGTCGGCAGCGCCGTCACCCTGGGCCAGCGCGTCGTCACCGTACGACGGGAATCGGCCGAGGCGGACGCCGCGGCGGCCGGGGACGGCGGGGTGACGACATGAGCACGCTGAGGGACGGAACGCCGGAGGGCGGCACGTCGGAGGGGCGCACGTCCGGGGGCAGCGCGCCCGAAGGCAGCACGTCGCAGGACGGCACGTCGGCGGCCGACGTGTCCCGGGGCAGCACGCTGAAGGAGCGGCTGAGCGACGGGCTGTACGGCGCCGGCTGGGCGACCGTCAAGAAGCTGCCCGAGCCGGTGGCCGCAGGTCTCGGCCGGCGGATCGCCGACTTCACGTGGAAGCGGCGGGGCAAGAGCGTCCTGCGTCTCGAGGCCAACCTCGCGCGCGTGGTGCCGGACGCCACGCCCGAGCGGCTCGCCGAGCTGTCGAAGGCCGGCATGCGCTCGTACATGCGGTACTGGATGGAGTCCTTCCGGTTGCCGACCTGGAGCAGGGAACGGGTCGAGCGCGGGATAGACATCAAGGACGTCCACCACCTCAAGGAGGGCCTCGCCGCCGGACGCGGCGTCGTCCTGGCCCTGCCGCACCTGGCGAACTGGGACCTCGCGGGCGTGTGGGTGACCCGGTCCCTCGGCGTGCCGTTCACCACGGTCGCGGAGCGGCTCAAGCCCGAGACGCTGTACGACCGCTTCGTGGCCTACCGCGAGTCCCTCGGCATGGAGGTCCTCCCGCACACCGGGGGCTCCGCCTTCGGCACGCTGGCGCGGCGCCTGCGGGCCGGCGGCCTGGTCTGCCTGGTCGCCGACCGCGACCTGTCCGCCTCCGGCACCGAGGTGACGTTCTTCGGCGACACGGCGCGGATGCCGGCGGGACCGGCGATCCTCGCCCAGCAGACGGGCGCACTGCTCCTTCCGGTGACGCTCTGGTACGACGACACGCCGGTCATGCGGGGGCGCATCCACCCGCCGATCGACGTACCCGAGTCAGGTACGCGGGCGGAGAAGACGTCTGTGATGACACAGGCGCTGGCCGACGCCTTCGCCGCCGGCATCGCGGACCACCCGGAGGACTGGCACATGCTGCAACGACTGTGGCTCGCGGACCTGGAGGAACGCCCGGAGCCCGGCGCGGGTGCCGGGACCGAGGGTGTCGAGCGGGGCGGGGAGCGCGGCGAGTGAAGATCGGGATCGTCTGCCCGTATGCGTGGGACGTGCCGGGCGGCGTCCAGTTCCACATCCGTGACCTCGCCGAGCACCTCATCCGGCTCGGCCACGAGGTCTCCGTCCTCGCGCCCGCCGACGACGAGACGCCGCTGCCGCCGTACGTGGTGTCGGCGGGCCGTGCCGTGCCCGTGTCGTACAACGGCTCGGTGGCGCGGCTCAGCTTCGGCTTCCTCTCGGCCGCGCGGGTGCGGCGCTGGCTCCACGACGGCACCTTCGACGTCGTCCACATCCATGAGCCGACCTCGCCGTCGCTCGGGCTGCTGACCTGCTGGGCGGCGCAGGGACCGATCGTCGCCACCTTCCACACGTCGAACCCGCGCTCACGGGCGATGATCGCCGCGTATCCGATCCTCCAGCCGGCGCTGGAGAAGATCAGCGCGCGTATCGCGGTGAGCGAGTACGCGCGGCGCACGCTCGTCGAGCACCTCGGCGGCGACGCCGTGGTCATCCCCAACGGGGTCGACGTGGACTTCTTCGCGCGCGCCGAGCCGAAGAAGGAATGGCAGGGCGAGACGCTCGGCTTCATCGGGCGCATCGACGAGCCGAGGAAGGGCCTGCCCGTCCTCATGCGGGCGCTGCCCAGGATCCTCACCGAGCGGCCCGGGGCGCGGCTCCTGGTCGCCGGGCGCGGGGACGAGGAGGAGGCGGTGGCCTCGCTGCCCCGGGAGATGCGCTCGCGGGTGGAGTTCCTCGGCATGGTCAGCGACGAGGACAAGGCGCGGCTGCTGCGCAGCGTCGACGTGTACGTGGCTCCCAACACCGGCGGCGAGAGCTTCGGCATCATCCTCGTCGAGGCGCTGTCGGCGGGAGCGCCGGTCCTCGCCGCCGACCTGGACGCCTTCGCGCAGGTCCTGGACCAGGGGGCGGCGGGCGAACTCTTCACCAACGAGGACGCGGACGCGCTCGCGGACGCGGCGATCCGCCTCCTCGGCGACGAGGAGCGCCGCGCGGAACTGAGAGCCCGTGGCTCGGCCCATGTACGCCGCTTCGACTGGACGACGGTCGGCGCGGACATCCTGGCGGTCTACGAGACGGTGACGGACGGCGCGGCGGCGGTGGACACGGACGAACGCGTGGGGCTGCGGGCACGATTGGGTCTGTAGCCCCCCACAGGACCGCCGCCCCACCCGGCCTCGGGCGCCCCCGCCCCGCCCCGCGGGACGATTGCCCACACGGGGGTGGGGCAG is a window encoding:
- a CDS encoding elongation factor G-like protein EF-G2, whose protein sequence is MGDKANTAAGAAGRALTADRPTAVRNVVLVGHSGSGKTTLVEALAQTAGALNRAGRVEDGGTVSDYDEIEHRQHRSVQLSLVPVGWDGYKINLLDTPGYADFVGELRAGLRAADAALFVVSAAQEADAVAASTRMVWEECAAVGMPRAIVVTHLDTARTDFGELTAVCASLFGRDDPDAVLPLYLPVRGEEGADGHAPTTGLVGLLSERIFDYSTGVRKEGPPDEGQRELIAEARARLIEGIIAESEDETLMDRYLGGESIDVKTLVDDLEKAVARGTFHPVLAAAPAADGGTQGLGTLELLELITGGFPSPLEHEPPAVTTPDGQPRPPLTCDPEGPLVAEVVKTAADPYVGRVSLVRVFSGTLRPDETVHVSGHGLADRGHEDHDVDERIGGLTSPFGKQQRPMAHCIAGDLACVARLGRAETGDTISAKDDPLLMEPWSMPEPLLPLAVQAHGKADEDRLSQGLARLVAEDPTLRLEQNQDTRQVVLWCLGEAHQDVVLERLRGRYGVQVDAVPYKVSLRETFGGTSAGRGRHVKQSGGHGQYAICEIEVEPLPPGSGIEFVDKVVGGAVPRQFIPSVEKGVRAQAARGVAAGYPLVDIRVTLKDGKAHSVDSSDAAFQTAGALALREAAAEVAVHLLEPVAEVQVLVPDEYVGPVMSDLSGRRGRVVGTDQAGPGRTVVRAEVPEIEIGRYAIDLRSVSHGTGRFDRTYARHEPMPPHLAEKVREES
- a CDS encoding CDP-alcohol phosphatidyltransferase family protein; the protein is MLNKYARAFFTRVLTPFAAFLLRRGVSPDAVTLIGTAGVMAGALVFFPRGEFFWGTIVITLFVFSDLVDGNMARQAGISSRWGAFLDSTLDRVADGAIFGGFALWYAGKGDDNVLCAVAIFCLASGQVVSYTKARGESIGLPVAVNGLIERAERLVISLVAAGLAGLHTFGVPGIEVLLPIALWIVAVGSAVTLGQRVVTVRRESAEADAAAAGDGGVTT
- a CDS encoding phosphatidylinositol mannoside acyltransferase — encoded protein: MKERLSDGLYGAGWATVKKLPEPVAAGLGRRIADFTWKRRGKSVLRLEANLARVVPDATPERLAELSKAGMRSYMRYWMESFRLPTWSRERVERGIDIKDVHHLKEGLAAGRGVVLALPHLANWDLAGVWVTRSLGVPFTTVAERLKPETLYDRFVAYRESLGMEVLPHTGGSAFGTLARRLRAGGLVCLVADRDLSASGTEVTFFGDTARMPAGPAILAQQTGALLLPVTLWYDDTPVMRGRIHPPIDVPESGTRAEKTSVMTQALADAFAAGIADHPEDWHMLQRLWLADLEERPEPGAGAGTEGVERGGERGE
- a CDS encoding glycosyltransferase family 4 protein, with protein sequence MKIGIVCPYAWDVPGGVQFHIRDLAEHLIRLGHEVSVLAPADDETPLPPYVVSAGRAVPVSYNGSVARLSFGFLSAARVRRWLHDGTFDVVHIHEPTSPSLGLLTCWAAQGPIVATFHTSNPRSRAMIAAYPILQPALEKISARIAVSEYARRTLVEHLGGDAVVIPNGVDVDFFARAEPKKEWQGETLGFIGRIDEPRKGLPVLMRALPRILTERPGARLLVAGRGDEEEAVASLPREMRSRVEFLGMVSDEDKARLLRSVDVYVAPNTGGESFGIILVEALSAGAPVLAADLDAFAQVLDQGAAGELFTNEDADALADAAIRLLGDEERRAELRARGSAHVRRFDWTTVGADILAVYETVTDGAAAVDTDERVGLRARLGL